GGAATGGCCAGGCGTTCGATCAGCGCCCGCTCGATCTCGAAACACTGCGGCGCCGCAATGTCTTCGAGATTGATCCCGCCGAACCCCGGCGCGATGCGTGTCACGGTGTCAATAAATTCTTGCGCTGTGGCCGCGTCCACCTCGATATCGAAGACATCAATATCGGCGAACTTTTTGAACAGCACCGCCTTGCCCTCCATCACCGGCTTACCGGCCAGGGCGCCGACCTTGCCGAGACCCAACACGGCGCTGCCGTCGGTGATCACCGCGACCAGATTACCCTTGGCGGTGTAACGGTAGGCGGCCTCGGGGTCGCGCGCGATCTCGCGCACCGGCTCGGCCACACCCGGCGTGTAGGCCAGCGCCAGATCATCCTGCGTGGCGCAAGGTTTGGTGATGGCGAGCGCGATTTTGCCGGGCGTCGGCCCGGCGTGATAATCCAACGCGGCTTTTTTTAAATCCAAAGACATGCTCAATCCTTAAAAATCCTCTCCGCAGAGGGCGCAGAGAATTCAAAGAACTTGATTCTCCTCCGCGTCCTCTGCGGTGAATTGTTTTTGTTATGACCCGCTAGTTTATCCTATTCCACTATCTTAATCAGGTCGCCGGATTGAGGTTCGCCGTCGGGATAGAGATGGTTGAGAAGTTGCAATTGTTCCAGGGCATGGCTGGGAATACGGCTGCGCTCGGAAAGATTCAGCAGCGGGAGATCGCCGTGCGCGCGGATCACCTTGAGGTGCAGCGGCTCGGCCAGGCGGCGCTCCTTGTCCGTCAAGGCGCGAAAGCTTTGCGCGGTCTTGATAAATTCTCCGTCGTAACGGTAGGGATCATTGGCGTCCTTGGTCACACCCGCGAACACATAGGCCTTGTCGCGGAAATACAGCACCGTGAAGCGCGCCAATCGCGGCCCCACTTGGGTGCGCGTCGTGGCGAGCGCGGTATAGCCCTCACCCCAGGGATACTCGAAGGTCTCGCCTTGTTGCAGGCGGCCGAGCTTGAGTTTGCGGAGCATGAATTGCCGCGGCGAGAGATCCTGGATAAGTTCCTCCGTCCCCATTTGCAGCACGGCATCGCCGCCCGGCGGCTGCGCGACCAACTGATTGGGCAGATTCTCCACCCTCCAACCCTCGGGGAAGGTGAGCGCAAAACCCAGTTCGCCGTGATAAAACTCATTGCCGCGGCGCACCCCTTCGCGGGCACTGTCGCCGAAGGTCAGTCCGTCCAAGTGCCGGATAAACTCCGCGCGATTGACGGTGCGGTCGCCTGAATTCTCCAGTTCGCCGGCCTGAGCGACCACCTGTTGCAAACGGGTGTCGTTATCGGGGTGGCTGGCGAACAGGCCGTGATACACGCGCGGTTGACGCCCCTGTTCCTGCGCCAACTGTCTTTCAAAAGTCTCCTGATTCTTGAGCACCGTCAGCACATCAATCACAGCCTGCGGATCATAACCGCTGCGCGCGATAAACCGCGCGCCCAACCGATCGGCCTCCAATTCGTGTTCGCGCCCGTAGCCGCTCAACACCGCGCCGCCCACTACATTAAAGAGCTGTTGCGCACCCTGGTTGCGCAACTGCGGGACAAAGATCGAACCCAGCAGATAGCCGAGGTTGGCCGCGGCCGATGCGGTTTGCTGGCGGGAGATATGGCGCGCGGTGACGTGGCCGATCTCATGACCCAGCACACCGGCGAGCTCCGCCTCGGAGTTGAGATAGGCGAGCAGACCGCGGGTGATAAAGATGTCGCCGCTCGGCAGGGTAAAGGCATTGACATCAGCCGAATCGAGTACGGTGAAACGGTAATCACGATTCGGCTCATCGCTGTGCTGCGCCACCCGCTCACCCACCTTCTGCACATAGGCTTGCAGTTGGCTGTCGTCGTAGTAGCCGAAGTGCTTGATGACCTCATCGGTGTCGTCGGCGCGGGCTGTGCCGGCGACGACACTGGCCAAGCCTATCATCAGCCATATCAGCAACAGGCGGGGAGAATGAGAGATTCGTGTCATAGTGCGTTGGACACTGGCCTCATAGAATAGTGCGGCGAAGAGGTTAAGAGTGAGGGGTAAGGAGTGAGGGGAAACAGTTTTTCCGCCCTCCTTACACCTCACGCCTCACAGCCTCAGCCCCTAATCCCCAGGCAGTCGTTGCAGGGCTACAGGGTGACGCACATGCAGCATCCAGCCGGACGACCTAGCCACCAGCCGCCCGCGCACCAGTACCTGTCCATGAAGCAAACTGCGGGGATCGCTTGCTCCGAAGTAAACAAGGTCGCGCCGGTCCACACGCACGCTGACATTACCGGCAAGCTTGAGCCATAGCGACTTGGCGCTCTCTTCCACCTCGATCACGCGGCCCCTGACGAGACGCACCCCTTCGGCGCCGGGCACGAGTTCCGTCGTGTCAGTCACCCGGTATTCGGCCCGCGCCCACAACCCGCGGCCCGCGTCACGCGCGTGTTGCTCCGCCGCGATGTAGCAACTCATGTTCCACACATTGGGAGGCACAATAAACAGCGTCGCCAAGCCGCGTTCCAACAACCAAACCTCCACGCTGCGGCCGTCTTGCAAAAAGAGATGGGCGAGCGAGCGTTGATAATGATCCCGGGGTTCCGCGTCGAGGCGCAAACCGATGGTTGTCTGATCGGCAAGCAGTTTACGCAGAGCCGCCGCCGCCTCTTCGGCGAGCGGCTCGGCGGGCCGGCCATCGCGGCTGAGTTCAGGGGTGTCTATGCCGATCAGCCGGAGTTTACGCCCGTCACTGAGCATGACGGTGTCGCCGTCATGGACATGCGCGACGTGGACGCGCTCATTGATCCGGTCGGCGCTACAGCTTGCCGCCTGCGCGAGCAGCGGCAGGACAGCGAGCAGGGCGGCGAAAAGCCACCGCAACGTGGAAAAAAAGTGTGTGCTGTTGGAAACTATTTTTTGAGGCCGTACTTCTGGCGGAACTTGTCCACCCGGCCACCGGTATCCAGGGTTTTGTGCTTGCCGGTATAAAAAGGATGACAACTGGAGCACACGTCGAGGTGCAGGTCTTTCTCGGCCGTAGAATGAGTTTTAAAGGTATTTCCGCAGCTACACGTGACGGTGATCTCGTTATAGGCGGGGTGAATGTCCGGCTTCATGATGAACCTCTCGACTAGCAAATCATATATTTTACCGGAGTGCGGGGGTTGCCCGCAAGCAAGAAACGGCTTAGAGCATATCCCATAAATGGTTCCCCTGTGTCCCTTGCGGTGAAAAGGCTTCACCGCAGAGGGCGCGGAGGGCGCGGAGGAGAAACAAACCCTTTTTGAGGGTATTCCTCTGCGTCCTCTGCGGTAACTTATTTATGGATAAATTCTTATCTACCTACGGACGGGCCGCGAAACTGGAGCACCGTGGCCTTGCGACGCAGATCCGCCTTTGGCTTGGCGTAGCGCAAGGTTTGGAGCGCCTCATGCAGGCCGCCTTCGCCCATCAC
The DNA window shown above is from Gammaproteobacteria bacterium and carries:
- a CDS encoding M48 family metalloprotease; this translates as MIGLASVVAGTARADDTDEVIKHFGYYDDSQLQAYVQKVGERVAQHSDEPNRDYRFTVLDSADVNAFTLPSGDIFITRGLLAYLNSEAELAGVLGHEIGHVTARHISRQQTASAAANLGYLLGSIFVPQLRNQGAQQLFNVVGGAVLSGYGREHELEADRLGARFIARSGYDPQAVIDVLTVLKNQETFERQLAQEQGRQPRVYHGLFASHPDNDTRLQQVVAQAGELENSGDRTVNRAEFIRHLDGLTFGDSAREGVRRGNEFYHGELGFALTFPEGWRVENLPNQLVAQPPGGDAVLQMGTEELIQDLSPRQFMLRKLKLGRLQQGETFEYPWGEGYTALATTRTQVGPRLARFTVLYFRDKAYVFAGVTKDANDPYRYDGEFIKTAQSFRALTDKERRLAEPLHLKVIRAHGDLPLLNLSERSRIPSHALEQLQLLNHLYPDGEPQSGDLIKIVE
- the rpmE gene encoding 50S ribosomal protein L31 encodes the protein MKPDIHPAYNEITVTCSCGNTFKTHSTAEKDLHLDVCSSCHPFYTGKHKTLDTGGRVDKFRQKYGLKK
- a CDS encoding thermonuclease family protein — encoded protein: MRWLFAALLAVLPLLAQAASCSADRINERVHVAHVHDGDTVMLSDGRKLRLIGIDTPELSRDGRPAEPLAEEAAAALRKLLADQTTIGLRLDAEPRDHYQRSLAHLFLQDGRSVEVWLLERGLATLFIVPPNVWNMSCYIAAEQHARDAGRGLWARAEYRVTDTTELVPGAEGVRLVRGRVIEVEESAKSLWLKLAGNVSVRVDRRDLVYFGASDPRSLLHGQVLVRGRLVARSSGWMLHVRHPVALQRLPGD